Proteins encoded together in one Triticum dicoccoides isolate Atlit2015 ecotype Zavitan chromosome 7B, WEW_v2.0, whole genome shotgun sequence window:
- the LOC119341854 gene encoding DNA-directed RNA polymerase III subunit RPC6-like: MPPRKRPLEPSSGMPAQPDAKPVISPASKSTSAPAPAPAPASAPEILPASILNNLPGPEREVYKRIYEAGNKGMWSQDIRYAMKLAAPTLTKLTRALVQRGILKEVTDVRHRGKKVFMDARIEPSPEITGGTWYHNGQLDTDAVAAVRRRCLDQIDRLGAATPDMVHKGVEREDPRAGYAIDQIRDILQTMALDRVLEECRSTGEGEFSAVRAGRVCYRRGGAPQGGMIEGIPCGVCPRIDECSPDGVISPTTCVYYKKWLQMDF, from the coding sequence ATGCCGCCGCGGAAGCGCCCGCTGGAACCGTCCTCGGGCATGCCAGCCCAACCGGATGCCAAGCCCGTCATTTCTCCGGCCTCCAAATCCACCTCCGCCCCCGCCCCTGCCCCCGCTCCCGCCTCCGCCCCGGAGATCCTGCCTGCCTCCATCCTCAACAACCTCCCGGGGCCGGAGCGGGAGGTCTACAAGCGCATCTACGAGGCGGGCAACAAGGGAATGTGGAGCCAGGACATCcgctacgcgatgaagctcgccgccccgactCTCACCAAGCTCACCCGCGCCCTCGTCCAGCGGGGTATCCTCAAGGAGGTCACCGATGTCCGCCACCGCGGGAAGAAGGTCTTCATGGACGCCCGCATCGAGCCCTCCCCCGAGATCACCGGCGGAACCTGGTATCACAACGGCCAGCTCGATACCGACGCCGTGGCGGCCGTGCGCCGCAGGTGCCTCGACCAGATTGACAGGCTCGGCGCTGCCACCCCGGACATGGTCCACAAGGGCGTCGAGAGGGAAGACCCCAGGGCAGGGTACGCTATCGATCAGATCAGGGACATCCTGCAGACCATGGCGCTAGACAGGGTGCTGGAGGAGTGCAGGAGCACCGGGGAGGGAGAGTTTAGCGCGGTCAGAGCCGGGAGGGTGTGCTACCGGCGGGGTGGTGCGCCGCAGGGCGGCATGATAGAAGGGATTCCATGTGGGGTTTGTCCCAGGATCGACGAGTGCTCGCCGGATGGGGTCATCTCGCCAACCACTTGTGTCTACTACAAGAAATGGCTGCAGATGGACTTCTAG